The following nucleotide sequence is from Elusimicrobiota bacterium.
CGGATATCAATGAAGCTAATTCTGAAGAGATTTCCAGGAAAAGGGCCGAAATAGTTCGTGATTTTCTTATCAAAGAATATAATATTTCACCTGAAAGGATAAACATGACAACTTTTGGTACTAGTAAACCGGTTGCTGATTCTTCTGACGCAGATGGACAGACAAAGAATCGAAGGGTTGAAATAACTATTGTTGAATGAGAGAAAGTCGCCTTGACGAAACAAGAAACTTTTAAAAGTCGCCTTGACGAAACAAGAAACTTTTAATACAATATCGTTTAATCGGAGATGAAAATGAAAAAAATATTAGTTGTTGATGATGATCTTAATATTTGTGAGATGCTAAGATTTATTCTTGAGTCACAGGGTTACGTGGTTTCTACAATTAATGATGGTAAAGAAGCACTAAATAGTGTTAAGGAAGACAAACCGGAATTGGTACTTTTAGATATAGTATTACCAAGTATGAATGGAATTGAAGTATTGCGTAATATCAAAGAAATTGATGAGAATATAAAAGTGATTATGATTACTGCTTACTCAAATTATGGCGAAAAAATAGTAGAGGCTTTCAGGCTAGGAGCATGTGATTGCATTTTTAAACCATTCAACATTGAATATCTTAAAGAGAGTATTTTAGAAGTGATTGCCCCTATTAAGCCTTAATTAGGTATAGTGTTCTGCAACTGTGGATGTTTTAACGCGAATAAACATGAATATTCGTAGTAAATTCGTGAGGCATTATGAAATTCGTGATTATTCGTGTATATTAGCAAAGTGAGTACTGTTTTATGGTTAAGAAGAGAAGAAGCAAATTATTATATAAATTACTTGTTCTTTTTGTAGGGATTGCAATTATTCCCTTATTTGCAGTCAGAACAATAGTTCTTAATGTCGGGCAACAATCTATGAAGAAAGAAAGTATTAATGTTCAATTAGAGATTGCTCACCGTTCAGCAGATACTGTTTATTCTTTTATTGAAGATATAAAAAACATACTTTTTGTAATTCAGAAACCGAAAGAGTTTGTTACAATGGATATACCTAAACAAAGAATAATTTTGGAAAATTTAATTAAGTCTTATCCGGCTTTTATGAAGATTGTGGTTTTAGATGCTTCCGGAAGGATAAGATTAAAAATTCCCCGATTTGGAAAAATAGAGGTTGAACCATTGACCAAACGCTCTAAGGAGCCATTCTTTCTTCAGGCGATTGAAAAAGGAGGATATGTATCTAATCTTTATCGTTCTCAAGAGAATTATCCGTTCGTCCTTATTTCTGTTCCGATAGAAACCTCTACCGGTAAGCCTGTCGGGGTTTTAATGGGAGAAGTTAACCTGATTGCTATAAGTAATTTAATTGCTCAGATTAAAATTGGGGAAAAAGGATTTTCCTTTGTAGTTGATGAAAAAGGCAGTCCAATTGCTCACCCGAACCAGAAAATAGTTTTACAGGCAAAAAACCTGAGCGATATTCCTCTTGTTTCTGAAGCACTAAAAAGAAAGGAAGAAGGAGGATATGAATTCAAATATAAAGGAGAGAATTTTCTCGGCACTTATGTTCCGGTCAGGGAATTAGGATGGAGAGTAATTGTTCAGCAACCTTTAAGTGTTGCTTATCTGCCGGCAACTAAAATGAAAAGACAGGTAGATATATTTTTAATCGGTGCTTTAATAATTACTGTATCAATCGGCATTTTTTTCTCTTATAAACTTGTTAAACCTATCAAGATTCTCCAAAAAGAAACAGAAAAAGTTGCAGCAGGTGATTTCGATACAGATATAAATGTTCAAAGCAGGGACGAAATAGGAGTGTTGGCTGAGAAATTTGCTTCTATGGCAGGTTCGTTAAAAAAAATGACAGGTGAATTAAAACAGGCGAATGAAGAATTAGATAAATGGAATAAAGAATTAGAAGACAGAGTTGAAGAAAGAACCCGCCAGTTAAGAGAGTCCCAGGAAAAATTAGTTCAGTCTGAACGTCTGGCTGCCGTTGGTCAGATG
It contains:
- a CDS encoding response regulator, translated to MKKILVVDDDLNICEMLRFILESQGYVVSTINDGKEALNSVKEDKPELVLLDIVLPSMNGIEVLRNIKEIDENIKVIMITAYSNYGEKIVEAFRLGACDCIFKPFNIEYLKESILEVIAPIKP
- a CDS encoding cache domain-containing protein, which translates into the protein MVKKRRSKLLYKLLVLFVGIAIIPLFAVRTIVLNVGQQSMKKESINVQLEIAHRSADTVYSFIEDIKNILFVIQKPKEFVTMDIPKQRIILENLIKSYPAFMKIVVLDASGRIRLKIPRFGKIEVEPLTKRSKEPFFLQAIEKGGYVSNLYRSQENYPFVLISVPIETSTGKPVGVLMGEVNLIAISNLIAQIKIGEKGFSFVVDEKGSPIAHPNQKIVLQAKNLSDIPLVSEALKRKEEGGYEFKYKGENFLGTYVPVRELGWRVIVQQPLSVAYLPATKMKRQVDIFLIGALIITVSIGIFFSYKLVKPIKILQKETEKVAAGDFDTDINVQSRDEIGVLAEKFASMAGSLKKMTGELKQANEELDKWNKELEDRVEERTRQLRESQEKLVQSERLAAVGQMANVIGHEMRNPLAGIKSAAYLIKEIAPADTEIEKCLAVINREINASTKIAEDLLGFSRTREPVFSMVNISNLLEETLTVIVPPESIKVFKEFAASLPQAKIDRDEIRQVFVNLTKNAFEIMTEKMNGGELHIKTGKVDNMIQVEFNDTGPGISKENMKKMFTPFFSTKAKGTGLGLAACQRIIERIKGKIWVESEGEGKGSTFFVRLPVA